Proteins encoded within one genomic window of Aquarana catesbeiana isolate 2022-GZ linkage group LG03, ASM4218655v1, whole genome shotgun sequence:
- the LOC141133358 gene encoding uncharacterized protein, with translation MNGPMPCSASEDTSAHQAPPTLEPYGPAPQNQQVDDGASTGSLLSGSGLLLARSLLGRRSSSSSPSSSPSSSNLRRRREFTPDERKDDNYWDKRRKNNEAAKRSREKRRAGDLALEGRVIALLEENARLRAELLALRFRFGLVRDPCEEARGTYAPPCNLHEPPPPNPPPPMPHSEDSGFSTPSVGSPVFFEDRGPEPEPQPLQPTSINYYGAVGGETVENPRGRLETLPDPYRSLPHKLRFKACAPGEEGPHPAPPMAREINSYASEVAPGFAQQPMLCQRGRWNGQGQDGIPAQATESTDLRSQLASLSAEVAQLKKIFSEQAMTRNGPD, from the coding sequence ATGAATGGGCCTATGCCTTGTTCTGCCTCGGAGGACACTTCTGCTCACCAGGCCCCTCCTACACTGGAGCCTTATGGCCCTGCTCCGCAGAACCAGCAGGTTGACGATGGTGCCTCCACTGGATCTCTTCTGTCTGGCTCTGGCCTCCTCCTTGCCCGTTCCCTCCTTGGTCGTCGAAGCTCTTCTTCCTCCCCTAGTTCTTCACCTTCTTCTTCAAATCTTCGAAGGCGACGTGAGTTTACACCGGATGAAAGGAAAGATGACAATTATTGGGATAAACGACGCAAGAACAATGAGGCTGCCAAGCGTTCGAGGGAGAAGCGTCGCGCCGGCGATCTAGCCCTAGAGGGACGTGTCATTGCACTGCTTGAGGAGAATGCAAGGCTGCGCGCTGAGCTTCTTGCTCTCCGTTTCCGTTTTGGCCTGGTACGTGATCCATGTGAGGAGGCTCGGGGAACTTATGCCCCACCATGCAATCTACACGAGCCTCCTCCTCCTAACCCTCCACCACCAATGCCACACTCAGAAGACTCTGGCTTTTCTACCCCTAGTGTTGGAAGCCCAGTTTTCTTTGAGGACAGAGGCCCCGAACCAGAACCCCAACCATTGCAGCCTACAAGTATAAATTATTATGGAGCTGTTGGTGGAGAGACTGTAGAGAATCCTCGAGGAAGGCTTGAGACTCTTCCTGATCCTTACAGAAGCCTTCCACACAAGTTGCGGTTTAAGGCCTGTGCACCGGGGGAGGAGGGGCCTCATCCTGCACCGCCTATGGCAAGAGAAATAAACAGTTATGCTTCAGAAGTGGCCCCAGGATTTGCCCAGCAGCCAATGCTCTGTCAACGGGGACGGTGGAACGGCCAGGGGCAAGATGGGATACCGGCACAAGCCACAGAGAGCACCGACTTGAGATCCCAACTTGCCTCGCTTTCAGCTGAGGTGGCCCAGCTGAAGAAAATATTCTCTGAGCAAGCGATGACAAGGAACGGACCTGATTAG